Below is a window of Natronorubrum halophilum DNA.
CCTCTCGGGCGATCTGGTCCGGATGGCCGAGCAGTTCTGCAAGTGGTCCGACGAAGTGCTGGACGTCTCCGCGCTGCCGACGATGCTCCGACGCGCGTTCCGCGTTGCGATGACGCCCCCGACCGGCCCCGTTTTCCTCGGATTGCCACTGGACGTGATGTTGGCCGAAACCGACGCCGAACCCGAGCGTCTCGGCGCGATTCCGAACGCGGGCAGCGGCGATCCCGCCCAGCTCGAGCGCGCCGCCGAACTCCTCGCTGAAGCCGACAGCCCGGTGATGGTCGTCGGCGACCACGTCGCGCGGTCGGGCGCTGACGCCGTCGACGCGGCGGTCGAACTCGCGGAGTCCACGGGCGCTCGCGTCCATGGCGAGATCCTCGCCTCCGAGGTGGACTTCCCGACCGATCACGACCAGTGGGTCTCCTACATCCCGCCGGACGAGACCCTCGCGTCGATGCTGATGGATACCGACACGGTCGCCTTTATCGGCTGCTCGACCAACACGACGCTGACCCGCCACGAGGAGGCGCTGGTCGATCCGGACACCACGTGTATCCACATCAGCGACGACGACTGGCAGGTCGGCAAGAACCAGCCCGCCGACGCGGCCGTAATCGGCGATCCCGGGCTGATCCTGCAGGGGCTCAACGAACGAGTTCGGGGCAGACTCTCCGAGGATACCGTCGAGGAGCGACTCGAGAACGTCGCCGCGATCAAGGAGATGGTCGAAGCCAGGATGGCCGGCATGGGCGAGAGCGACGGCGAGGACGACCCGCGGGCCTCGAAAGCCGAACTCGTCGACGCGATGGAGGCTGTCGCGGGAGACGCCTACATCGTCGACGAGGGAGTCACCTCGAAGTACGCCATGTTGACCCGCTGGGATCTCGCTCCCGAGCAGTACATCTCGAACAAGGGCGGTGGCCTGGGCTACGGGCTTCCCGCCTCCGTGGGGGCGGCCGTAGCTGAAGGCCAGCGCGACGATCCGCGCGAGGTCATCGGCTTCATCGGCGACGGTTCCTACCTGTACTACCCGCACTCGATCTACAGCGCGGCCCGCCACGACGTCGACCTCACGGTCGTCATCTCCGACAACCGCAACTATCGCATCCTGAAGGACAACACGCTCAAACTGATGGGCGGGGAGGAAGACGACTACGGGTTCCTCGGAATGGACTTCGATCCGGCCGTCGACCTCGTCACAAACGCCGAGAGCCACGGTGCGCGAGCGACACAGGTCGAGACCCCCGACGGGATCGAGGGGGCGCTCGAGGACGCGGTAGCCCACGAGGGAACCGACGTCCTCGACGTGTTAGTTCACGACTGATACGGGGCTGACTCGAGCGGACGGAGACGACGGGCGTCGTTCAGTACTGCTCTCGAACCGCGTCGATCTGACACTGCACGCAGAGATCGTCTGCGAAACAGGAGACGCTGTCGTACGGACAGTCGTACGCCTCGACGTGGACCGACAGCCGGCGTTTTTCCCGTTTCCACGCGCTCTCCCAGTCGTCGATGTCCATCTCCACGGAGGTGAAGACGACGTCATCGTCTCGGTCGATGATCTTCGCCGCCGTGACCGAGTGCTGGTTCGCTCTGACGAGTTCGATCGCTCGCTCGTAGGACGAACAGTCGAACTCTTCCATCCCGGCGTCGTCGTCCAGCAACCGAACGGTGATCGACCCGTCGTACTCCTCCGTCGGCTCGAGCCCGTGAGTCATGCGGTTCACTACCGGAAGCGCGTATAAAAAGGTGGGATACGGCGGGCCTCCGTTCGGTCATCACCGCGAGTCGCGTTCGTCGTCCGCTTGCTCCGGAAAGATCTTCCCCGGATTCAACGTCCCCGTCGGATCGAGTGCATCCTTGATCCGCCCCATGGCGTCGACCGCGCCGGCACCGTGTTCCGGCTCGAGGAACTTGCGTTTCCCCTGGCCGATACCGTGCTCGCCGGTGACGGTGCCGCCGAGTTCGATCGCGCGCTCGACGGTCCGTCGGTAGACATCCTCGCCGCGTTCGACCTGCTCGGGGTCGT
It encodes the following:
- a CDS encoding thiamine pyrophosphate-binding protein → MTDGYTGAELFTDALESYGVDYVFGNPGTTELPIMEAIGQSDLEYVLGLHEDIAVGMASGYAQTRRYHSHHDDSVRPVGVANLHIAPGLAHGLGNLYAAKITGAPLVVTAGNHSTDFRHEEPILSGDLVRMAEQFCKWSDEVLDVSALPTMLRRAFRVAMTPPTGPVFLGLPLDVMLAETDAEPERLGAIPNAGSGDPAQLERAAELLAEADSPVMVVGDHVARSGADAVDAAVELAESTGARVHGEILASEVDFPTDHDQWVSYIPPDETLASMLMDTDTVAFIGCSTNTTLTRHEEALVDPDTTCIHISDDDWQVGKNQPADAAVIGDPGLILQGLNERVRGRLSEDTVEERLENVAAIKEMVEARMAGMGESDGEDDPRASKAELVDAMEAVAGDAYIVDEGVTSKYAMLTRWDLAPEQYISNKGGGLGYGLPASVGAAVAEGQRDDPREVIGFIGDGSYLYYPHSIYSAARHDVDLTVVISDNRNYRILKDNTLKLMGGEEDDYGFLGMDFDPAVDLVTNAESHGARATQVETPDGIEGALEDAVAHEGTDVLDVLVHD